From the genome of Excalfactoria chinensis isolate bCotChi1 chromosome 14, bCotChi1.hap2, whole genome shotgun sequence, one region includes:
- the UBALD1 gene encoding UBA-like domain-containing protein 1, with product MDELKHQVMINQFVLAAGCAADQAKQLLQAAHWQFETALSAFFQETNIPYSHHHQMMCTPANTPATPPNFPDALTMFSRLKASESFNSSSPVASMATSPPPPAPPLPQHGAFSPAWPTASPPGQQQSTWTPTPPAQPAGWPATVSQQATAEQKANVTMEAER from the exons ATGGACGAGCTCAAGCACCAAGTGATGATCAACCAGTTCGTGCTGGCGGCCGGTTGCGCCGCCGACCAGgccaagcagctgctgcaggcggCGCACTGGCAGTTCGAG ACTGCACTCAGTGCTTTTTTCCAAGAAACAAACATCCCCTACAGCCACCACCACCAGATG ATGTGCACTCCTGCCAACACACCAGCCACGCCGCCCAACTTCCCCGATGCCCTCACCATGTTCTCCCGCCTCAAGGCCTCCGAGAGcttcaacagcagcagccccgtGGCCTCCATGGCGACatccccgccgcccccggccccacCGCTGCCCCAACACGGGGCCTTCAGCCCTGCCTGGCCCACAGCCTCACCCCCcggccagcagcagagcacgtGGACTCCAACCCCCCCAGCGCAGCCCGCGGGCTGGCCCGCCACCGTCTCCCAACAGGCCACGGCAGAACAGAAGGCCAACGTGACCATGGAGGCAGAGAGATGA